A genomic stretch from Poecilia reticulata strain Guanapo linkage group LG20, Guppy_female_1.0+MT, whole genome shotgun sequence includes:
- the LOC103482371 gene encoding serine/threonine-protein kinase pim-1-like, which yields MVKERERKGKTPAVKKQRDNNSWMTSSNIESVQKCRPKKRKGVQDKTPRKKIRVSVTTGASTTCQDHIKRKMTEEAEGCSTPTKKKGLLQQVQTKETSSSMDNSSGDIRKKNLKRKVNDFEEPPMKKKTKKEQVTSQRAKFQKKYTELHLLGEGGFGSVFAGYRQKDKLPVAIKHIPKENVFLKHKDENGRKMALEVAIMLKLRNLTTSSSRQLALVSLLDWYELEEELLLVMERPMPSEDLFVYLDEHEGCLNEEEAKIILKQLVEATIQLQDANIFHRDIKVENVLIKSSSEGPQAYLIDFGLSCFDRGRKFALLRGTRDHVPPEFYRLKKYTAGPTTVWQLGVLLFEILHNKMFKTISFLTNKLKINKRLSKNCQDLMTKCLKEQPKERPTLEELLSHPWFS from the exons atggTCAAAGAACgtgaaagaaagggaaaaacacCGGCTGTCAAGAAACAACGAG ACAACAACAGCTGGATGACTTCATCAAATATTGAGTCTGTTCAAAAGTGCAGaccaaagaaaaggaaaggagTTCAAGATAAAACCCCCAGAAAAAAGATCAGGGTCTCTGTGACGACCGGAGCCTCCACAACCTGCCAGGACCACATCAAGAGGAAAATGACAGAAGAAGCAGAGGGATGTTCAACACCGACCAAGAAGAAGGGACTCCTGCAGCAGGTCCAAACCAAAGAGACTTCCTCCTCAATGGACAACAGCTCAG GAGATATAAGAAAGAAGAATTTGAAGAGGAAGGTGAATGACTTTGAGGAACCACcaatgaagaagaagacaaaaaaagaacaagtgaCTTCCCAAAGAG CCAAATTCCAGAAAAAATATACTGAGCTGCATCTACTGGGAGAAGGAGGCTTTGGATCTGTGTTTGCTGGATATCGACAGAAGGATAAATTGCCT GTGGCTATCAAACACAtcccaaaagaaaatgtgtttctcaaACATAAG GATGAGAATGGCAGGAAGATGGCATTGGAGGTGGCCATCATGTTGAAGCTGAGGAATCTAACTACCAGTTCATCAAGGCAGTTGGCCCTGGTGTCCCTGCTGGACTGGTATGAGCTGGAAGAAGAGCTGCTTCTAGTGATGGAGAGGCCCATGCCTTCAGAGGACCTCTTTGTCTATCTTGATGAGCATGAAGGTTGTCTAAATGAGGAGGAGGCCAAG atcATATTAAAACAGCTGGTGGAAGCAACGATTCAACTTCAGGATGCAAACATCTTCCACAGAGATATTAAAGTGGAAAATGTCCTGATTAAGAGCAGCTCAGAAGGCCCACAAGCCTATCTCATAGACTTCGGTCTAAGCTGTTTTGATCGTGGAAGGAAATTTGCACTTCTCCGTG GTACCCGTGATCACGTCCCACCAGAATTTTACAGACTTAAGAAATATACTGCTGGACCCACAACGGTGTGGCAGTTGGGAGTGCTCCTGTTTGAAATTCTCCACAACAAGATGTTCAAAACCATCAGTTTCCTCACAAACAAGCTGAAGATCAACAAGAGGCTTTCCAAGA actgccaggatcttaTGACAAAGTGCCTGAAGGAACAGCCAAAGGAGCGTCCCACGCTGGAAGAACTGCTCAGTCACCCATGGTTTTcttaa